From Aurantimicrobium sp. INA4, one genomic window encodes:
- a CDS encoding Rieske 2Fe-2S domain-containing protein has product MAKNENGKADIVPADNAEVTGTGVVAPDAFTNPGLPPHRPRITDLDPKAAKRAERVVYGLFYFSIAASVFAVWAYMFVPIEPENVHSVRMNTLYLGLGIAFSLLAIGIAAVHWGKALMADKEAIDHRHPVRGTEETRARAVEIFRESDEESGFSRRTLIRNGLIGALIAFPLPAIALFRGLAPMDVDPNNELKHTMWKKGLRLTRDPQGTPIKASDLTIGSAFQVIPEGLVDLPEHEMLNAKAKAAVLLVRLKKEDLQWTSKERESWSYDGIVAYSKICTHVGCPVALYEQQTHHLLCPCHQSQFDIANECAVIFGPAARPLPQLPITVDDEGYLIARSDFTEPVGPSFWERAK; this is encoded by the coding sequence ATGGCTAAGAACGAGAACGGCAAAGCCGACATCGTTCCTGCAGACAATGCAGAAGTAACCGGGACTGGTGTAGTTGCACCCGACGCATTCACCAACCCAGGTCTTCCCCCACACCGCCCACGCATAACTGACCTTGACCCCAAAGCAGCCAAGCGAGCCGAACGTGTTGTCTACGGACTCTTCTACTTCTCCATTGCAGCAAGCGTTTTCGCTGTCTGGGCTTACATGTTTGTTCCCATTGAGCCTGAAAATGTGCATTCAGTTCGTATGAATACGCTCTACCTGGGCTTGGGTATCGCATTCTCACTACTTGCTATCGGTATTGCCGCAGTTCACTGGGGCAAGGCTTTGATGGCAGACAAAGAAGCCATTGATCACCGACACCCAGTGCGCGGCACGGAGGAAACACGAGCTCGTGCGGTAGAAATTTTCCGTGAGTCTGATGAAGAATCTGGTTTCAGCCGTAGGACTCTCATTCGCAATGGTCTCATCGGTGCGTTGATTGCATTCCCGCTTCCAGCAATTGCTTTGTTCCGCGGTCTAGCTCCAATGGATGTTGACCCAAATAATGAACTGAAGCACACCATGTGGAAAAAGGGTCTTCGTCTGACTCGTGACCCACAAGGAACACCAATCAAGGCTTCTGACCTCACCATTGGTTCAGCATTCCAGGTAATCCCCGAAGGTCTTGTTGATCTTCCAGAACACGAAATGCTCAACGCAAAGGCTAAAGCTGCTGTTCTCCTTGTTCGCTTGAAGAAGGAAGATTTACAATGGACCAGCAAAGAACGAGAGTCGTGGTCTTACGACGGAATTGTTGCATATTCAAAGATTTGTACGCACGTTGGTTGTCCAGTTGCGCTCTATGAACAGCAAACACACCACCTACTGTGCCCCTGTCACCAGTCACAGTTTGACATTGCCAACGAATGTGCCGTGATTTTTGGACCCGCAGCCCGCCCTCTCCCCCAGCTACCTATCACTGTGGATGACGAAGGCTACCTTATTGCACGTAGTGACTTTACTGAACCTGTTGGACCTAGCTTTTGGGAGCGCGCTAAATGA
- a CDS encoding quinone-dependent dihydroorotate dehydrogenase → MTTHNGSHGFYNFIFHSFFKHLDAEKAHHLGAFVIRITGLPGIRHVKHAFTRPAPELHVQALGLNFDSPFGMAAGFDKDVNMVSGLYALGFGHVEVGTLTAHAQPGNPKPRLFRLIPDRALINRMGFNNHGAAAAVPRLNKLRKLKHRPVIGVNIGKSRIVDVENAIDDYLTSTRLLAPLADYLVVNVSSPNTPGLRGLQETSSLSPLLTAVKEASGNTPLLVKIAPDLSSEEIREIAQLVTTLKLDGIIATNTTISRSGLLTPLEKVDAIGAGGLSGAPLHDRSLEVLKELRDVVPAEMCVISVGGIETAQQIQERLDAGATLVQGYSGFIYNGPAWALSINRRLRKMRKEQL, encoded by the coding sequence ATGACGACGCACAACGGTAGCCACGGTTTCTACAATTTCATTTTTCATTCTTTTTTCAAACATCTTGATGCTGAAAAGGCTCATCATCTCGGCGCGTTTGTCATTCGGATTACTGGACTTCCCGGAATTCGCCACGTAAAACATGCATTTACCCGGCCTGCTCCAGAACTCCATGTCCAAGCTCTAGGCCTGAACTTTGATTCGCCTTTCGGCATGGCTGCAGGTTTTGACAAGGATGTCAACATGGTTTCTGGCCTTTATGCGCTGGGATTTGGTCACGTAGAAGTCGGAACTCTGACAGCACACGCACAACCAGGCAACCCGAAACCTCGACTATTCCGTCTGATTCCTGATAGGGCCCTCATCAATCGGATGGGTTTCAATAATCATGGTGCAGCAGCGGCAGTTCCACGGCTCAACAAACTTCGTAAACTCAAACACCGCCCCGTTATCGGAGTGAACATTGGTAAATCACGCATCGTGGATGTTGAGAATGCGATAGATGATTACCTGACCAGTACACGCCTTCTTGCTCCGCTTGCTGACTATCTCGTTGTCAACGTGAGTTCCCCCAACACTCCAGGTTTGAGGGGATTACAAGAAACTTCTTCGTTGTCACCGTTATTGACGGCTGTGAAGGAAGCCTCAGGAAATACTCCGTTGTTAGTGAAGATTGCTCCTGACCTGAGTTCTGAAGAAATCCGTGAAATCGCTCAATTAGTCACCACGCTCAAACTAGATGGAATTATTGCGACGAACACCACCATCAGCCGTAGTGGTTTGTTAACTCCTCTAGAGAAAGTGGACGCAATCGGTGCAGGAGGGTTATCTGGTGCACCGCTTCATGACAGATCCCTTGAGGTACTCAAAGAGCTTCGTGACGTTGTTCCTGCTGAAATGTGTGTGATTTCGGTCGGGGGTATTGAAACTGCACAACAAATTCAGGAACGTCTCGATGCTGGTGCAACCCTTGTGCAGGGATACTCGGGATTTATCTACAACGGCCCTGCATGGGCGTTGTCTATAAACAGACGTTTGCGCAAAATGCGCAAAGAACAGCTTTAG
- a CDS encoding cytochrome c oxidase subunit 4: MKSNVVMLLVLGAYFLLSGIVYIIWNHLAGQEFEATGSIGLLLSAVLAGFVAFFLNMVNRSQGGILLPEDTPNADIDDADPDLGHFSPWSWWPLILGAAIGLVFLGLAVGFWIIFLAIPFVLIAVTGWTYEYYRGNFGH, encoded by the coding sequence ATGAAAAGCAATGTCGTCATGCTCCTCGTTTTGGGGGCATACTTCCTACTTTCAGGAATCGTTTACATCATCTGGAACCATCTAGCTGGTCAGGAATTTGAAGCTACGGGATCCATAGGTCTGCTTCTTTCGGCTGTTCTCGCAGGTTTCGTAGCGTTCTTCCTCAACATGGTGAACCGCTCACAAGGCGGAATCCTGCTACCTGAAGACACTCCTAATGCAGACATTGATGATGCAGATCCTGATCTGGGACACTTCAGTCCGTGGAGCTGGTGGCCACTCATCCTTGGTGCAGCCATTGGACTTGTATTCCTCGGTCTCGCTGTCGGCTTCTGGATTATTTTCTTAGCTATTCCATTTGTATTGATTGCAGTGACAGGTTGGACATACGAGTACTACCGAGGAAACTTCGGTCACTAA
- a CDS encoding c-type cytochrome → MFKKKTAQTARQGRRGPLASVALILIGLVATGGAYTAFSTGTANANTDLSSPAVIEEGQKLFAANCATCHGKQAQGTENGPTLIGVGSASVDFQVGTGRMPMQMSGPQAEQKPVQFTDEQTKALAAYVASLAPGPAIPSQSMLEGGDVANGGELFRINCAMCHNVAGASGALTEGKYAPELKGVAAVHVYEAMLTGPQNMPVFNDLNLTPEEKKDIISYLTYIQENPSAGGLELGSLGPVSEGLFLWVFGLGAIVALTVWVTAKSN, encoded by the coding sequence ATGTTTAAGAAGAAGACTGCACAAACAGCTCGTCAAGGCCGCCGTGGCCCTCTTGCCTCTGTTGCCTTGATTCTGATTGGTCTTGTCGCAACTGGAGGTGCTTACACTGCCTTCAGCACCGGCACAGCTAATGCAAACACTGACTTGAGCTCGCCCGCTGTTATCGAAGAGGGCCAAAAGCTTTTTGCTGCTAACTGTGCAACATGCCACGGCAAGCAAGCACAAGGTACTGAAAATGGACCGACTCTGATTGGTGTCGGCTCCGCATCTGTCGACTTCCAGGTTGGTACTGGCCGCATGCCAATGCAGATGTCTGGTCCCCAGGCAGAGCAAAAGCCAGTTCAATTTACCGACGAGCAAACCAAAGCACTCGCAGCATATGTAGCTTCATTGGCTCCCGGCCCTGCAATTCCAAGCCAGTCGATGCTTGAAGGAGGCGACGTTGCCAACGGTGGTGAGCTCTTCCGCATCAACTGTGCAATGTGCCACAACGTCGCTGGAGCTAGCGGTGCTCTAACTGAAGGTAAATATGCCCCTGAACTCAAGGGTGTAGCTGCAGTACACGTATATGAAGCAATGTTGACTGGTCCCCAGAACATGCCCGTTTTCAATGACCTGAATCTCACCCCCGAAGAGAAGAAGGACATCATCTCTTACCTGACCTACATCCAGGAAAACCCTTCAGCTGGAGGTCTTGAACTGGGAAGTCTTGGTCCAGTATCAGAAGGTCTCTTCCTCTGGGTCTTCGGTCTCGGTGCAATCGTTGCGCTGACTGTCTGGGTTACTGCTAAGTCGAACTAA
- the nrdR gene encoding transcriptional regulator NrdR, with amino-acid sequence MYCPFCRHSDSRVIDSRTSDDGLSIRRRRQCPECNGRFSTLETASLSVIKRSGVVEAFSREKVVLGVRKACQGRPVTDADLAVLAQKVEETIRATGASQIEANEIGLAILPSLRELDEVAYLRFASVYQAFESLEDFEAAVRTLRAERANGPASE; translated from the coding sequence ATGTATTGCCCATTTTGCCGTCATTCTGATTCTCGAGTGATTGATTCTCGAACAAGCGATGATGGTTTGTCGATTAGACGTCGTAGACAGTGTCCTGAATGCAACGGCAGATTCTCGACCCTTGAAACCGCATCACTCTCAGTTATCAAACGATCAGGTGTTGTTGAAGCTTTCTCGCGCGAAAAAGTCGTTCTCGGAGTCCGTAAAGCGTGTCAAGGTCGTCCGGTTACAGATGCTGATTTGGCTGTTTTGGCTCAGAAAGTTGAAGAAACTATTCGCGCCACTGGCGCTTCACAAATTGAGGCAAATGAAATCGGTTTAGCGATCTTGCCGTCTCTTCGTGAATTAGATGAAGTTGCATACCTGCGTTTTGCGAGCGTTTATCAAGCTTTTGAATCTCTAGAAGATTTTGAGGCCGCTGTTCGAACATTGCGTGCAGAACGAGCGAATGGTCCTGCCTCAGAATAA
- the coxB gene encoding cytochrome c oxidase subunit II translates to MRSTRRIRWAAIPLAATLVLAMTACTDQELAGYMPGFVSGAEPVTNHTKLITDFWVNSWIVLFAVGFIAWGLMLWSMVVYRRRKTDTGLPVQLRYNMPIEVFFTVVPLILILGFFAFTARDEAIIEKRFDNPEVTIQAFGKQWAWDFNYTNEDVYYSGIQVQPDLSPDAPQGAILPESLPTLYLPVGKTVEIQLNARDVIHSFWVIDFLYKKDMIPGKTNYMSIIPQREGTYAGKCAELCGEFHSQMLFQVKVVSQAEYDAYIESLREQGFEGQLGNEYDRVTNQANVVASATESK, encoded by the coding sequence GTGCGTTCTACACGTCGAATCCGATGGGCTGCCATTCCGTTAGCAGCAACGCTGGTACTTGCCATGACGGCGTGTACAGATCAAGAACTCGCAGGCTACATGCCTGGTTTCGTTTCTGGTGCAGAGCCAGTAACCAATCACACAAAACTCATCACCGATTTCTGGGTAAACAGCTGGATTGTTCTCTTCGCAGTTGGTTTCATTGCTTGGGGCTTGATGCTTTGGTCGATGGTTGTTTACCGCCGTCGCAAGACTGACACTGGGCTCCCAGTACAGCTGCGTTACAACATGCCGATCGAAGTTTTCTTCACAGTCGTGCCACTCATCCTTATCCTGGGTTTCTTCGCATTCACAGCTCGTGATGAAGCAATTATCGAAAAGCGATTTGATAACCCTGAAGTCACTATTCAGGCTTTTGGCAAGCAATGGGCCTGGGACTTCAACTACACCAACGAAGATGTTTACTACTCTGGCATCCAGGTCCAGCCTGATCTTTCTCCAGATGCTCCTCAAGGGGCGATTCTTCCTGAATCATTACCAACCCTTTACTTACCTGTTGGTAAAACTGTTGAAATTCAACTCAATGCCCGTGACGTTATTCACTCGTTCTGGGTAATTGACTTCTTATATAAAAAGGACATGATTCCGGGTAAGACCAACTACATGTCCATCATTCCTCAGCGTGAGGGTACTTACGCTGGAAAGTGTGCTGAACTGTGTGGAGAATTCCACTCACAGATGCTCTTCCAGGTAAAGGTTGTCTCTCAGGCAGAATACGATGCCTATATTGAAAGCCTCCGCGAACAGGGCTTCGAGGGCCAACTTGGCAACGAATATGACCGTGTTACAAACCAAGCGAATGTTGTTGCATCCGCTACAGAGTCGAAGTAA
- a CDS encoding cytochrome bc complex cytochrome b subunit yields the protein MSNVTAPAQSGVVGKFSNYLDERTSISGAVKEFGRKVFPDHWSFLLGEVALYSFVIILLSGSFLTFFFQASMTPVHYEGSYVPLKGIEMSAAMASTLDISFDIRGGLLMRQVHHWAALLFVASIGLHMLRVFFTGAFRKPRELNWSIGFVLFVLAMAEGFTGYSLPDDLLSGNGLRIIDGMILGLPVVGTWITFLLFGGEFPGDDIVGRLYSLHILLLPAFVLIFIVLHLMFVIIHKHTQYPGPGKTEENVVGFPILPVYAAKAGGFFFLVFGVVMLMAATVTINPIWNYGPYDPSPVSAGTQPDWYIGFADGALRLIPPHLETYWFGYTWSWNIIIPVLILVVFLAAAFAYPFVEAWVTGDKREHHLLDRPRNAPVRTAIGAAGVTFYAVLWAAASSDIIATHFKVTMEGVINTLQILLIVGPIIAFVVTKRIALALQKKDREILLHGYETGRIVRLPGGEFIEVHQQLDAYDRWQLVSYNDNAPIMLRPNPQGKITTGMRMRASLSRFFFEDRIAPVTQEEYKLALEHAHH from the coding sequence ATGAGTAATGTAACGGCACCTGCACAAAGTGGCGTTGTAGGAAAGTTCTCCAACTACCTTGACGAGCGAACCAGTATTTCTGGCGCCGTCAAGGAATTCGGTCGCAAAGTTTTCCCCGACCACTGGTCCTTCCTGCTCGGTGAAGTCGCTCTGTACAGCTTCGTCATCATCTTGCTTTCTGGAAGCTTCTTAACTTTCTTTTTCCAAGCATCCATGACTCCAGTTCACTATGAGGGTTCTTACGTACCCCTCAAGGGAATTGAAATGTCAGCGGCTATGGCGTCAACACTTGATATCTCTTTTGATATCCGCGGTGGATTGCTTATGCGTCAAGTCCACCACTGGGCTGCTCTTCTTTTCGTAGCAAGTATCGGTTTGCACATGTTGCGTGTGTTCTTCACTGGTGCTTTCCGCAAGCCACGTGAACTGAACTGGTCCATTGGATTCGTTCTGTTTGTGCTTGCTATGGCAGAGGGATTTACCGGATATTCACTTCCCGACGATCTGCTCTCTGGGAATGGTCTTCGCATTATCGACGGAATGATCTTAGGTTTGCCTGTAGTGGGTACCTGGATCACCTTCCTCCTCTTCGGTGGCGAATTCCCCGGTGACGACATCGTTGGTCGCCTCTATTCCTTGCACATCCTCCTGTTGCCTGCTTTCGTGCTAATTTTCATCGTGCTTCACCTGATGTTCGTCATCATTCACAAGCACACCCAGTACCCTGGCCCAGGTAAGACCGAGGAGAATGTTGTTGGCTTCCCCATCCTTCCTGTTTACGCAGCGAAGGCAGGTGGATTCTTCTTCCTGGTATTCGGTGTTGTCATGCTCATGGCAGCAACAGTAACAATCAACCCAATTTGGAACTACGGACCATACGACCCCTCCCCTGTTTCTGCAGGTACTCAGCCTGACTGGTACATCGGTTTTGCCGATGGTGCTTTGCGTCTGATCCCACCCCACCTGGAAACATACTGGTTCGGTTACACATGGTCCTGGAACATCATCATTCCGGTACTAATTCTAGTTGTGTTCCTTGCTGCTGCATTTGCTTACCCCTTCGTTGAGGCTTGGGTAACGGGTGACAAGCGCGAGCACCACCTACTCGATCGTCCTCGAAACGCTCCCGTACGTACCGCTATCGGTGCTGCTGGTGTGACCTTCTACGCAGTTCTGTGGGCAGCAGCTTCTTCCGACATCATTGCTACTCACTTCAAGGTGACTATGGAGGGTGTCATTAACACACTCCAAATTCTCCTGATCGTTGGCCCAATTATTGCGTTTGTTGTAACAAAGCGAATTGCTCTGGCACTACAGAAGAAGGATCGTGAGATTCTGCTTCACGGTTATGAAACTGGTCGCATTGTTCGTCTTCCAGGCGGAGAATTCATTGAAGTTCACCAACAATTGGACGCTTATGACCGTTGGCAGCTTGTCTCGTATAACGACAACGCACCCATCATGTTGCGACCTAACCCTCAGGGAAAAATCACAACAGGCATGCGAATGCGAGCATCGCTCTCACGCTTCTTCTTTGAAGACCGTATTGCTCCTGTAACACAGGAAGAGTACAAGCTTGCTCTCGAGCACGCACACCACTAA
- the ctaD gene encoding cytochrome c oxidase subunit I has product MSSTLTPTPVVTTTEKPQTVGVTRPVKKGNIVVKWLTSTDHKIIGHMYNITSILYFLLAGVMALIIRAQLFAPGLNVLQTKEQYNQMFTMHGTIMLLLVATPLFAGLANAILPLQIGAPDVAFPRLNMLSFWLYFFGALITVGGFLTPQGAASFGWFAYAPLSDSTFSPGIGSNMWVLGLAMGGFGTILGAVNFITTIITMRAPGMTMFRMSIFSWNILITSILVLLVFPILAVALFGLAADRIFDAHVFDAATGGAILWQHMFWFFGHPEVYILALPFFGVVSEIIPVFSRKPIFGYKTLVYATIAIGALSMTVWAHHMYVTGSVLLPFFALLTMLIAVPTGVKIFNWIGTIFRGSVTFETPMMFALAFVFNFVFGGLTGIILASPVLDFHMSDSYFVVAHFHYVIVGALIFALFGAFYFWWPKWTGKMLNERLGMWHFWLFFISFHMTFLVQHWLGVIGMPRRYATYLPEDGFTWMNQLSTVGAFLMAVSLLPWVLNVYLTARYGAKVTVNDPWGYGRSLEWATSCPPPRHNFTSIPRIRSESPAFDLNHPELAPSGYTSAPALAAKA; this is encoded by the coding sequence ATGAGCTCAACTCTGACTCCAACGCCCGTCGTTACTACTACTGAGAAGCCTCAGACAGTAGGAGTGACTCGTCCTGTCAAAAAGGGAAACATCGTCGTTAAGTGGCTTACCTCCACTGACCACAAAATCATTGGTCACATGTACAACATCACCTCGATTTTGTACTTCCTGCTTGCAGGTGTGATGGCACTGATTATTCGTGCACAACTATTTGCACCTGGTCTCAATGTTCTGCAGACTAAAGAGCAGTACAACCAGATGTTCACCATGCACGGAACAATCATGCTTCTGTTAGTGGCCACTCCATTGTTCGCTGGTCTAGCAAACGCAATTCTTCCGCTTCAAATTGGAGCTCCTGACGTTGCTTTCCCACGTCTGAACATGCTCTCGTTCTGGCTCTACTTTTTCGGTGCGCTTATCACCGTAGGTGGATTCTTGACTCCTCAAGGTGCTGCGAGCTTCGGTTGGTTTGCTTATGCGCCATTGTCCGACTCCACCTTCTCACCTGGTATTGGCTCCAACATGTGGGTACTAGGTCTTGCAATGGGTGGTTTTGGAACCATTCTTGGTGCTGTGAACTTCATCACAACCATCATCACCATGCGCGCACCCGGCATGACCATGTTCCGCATGTCGATCTTCTCGTGGAACATTCTGATTACATCGATCCTTGTTCTCCTGGTATTCCCAATTCTCGCTGTAGCTCTCTTTGGTTTAGCTGCTGACAGAATCTTTGACGCACACGTATTCGATGCGGCAACCGGCGGGGCAATTCTCTGGCAACACATGTTCTGGTTCTTTGGTCACCCTGAGGTTTACATCCTCGCGCTGCCATTCTTTGGTGTTGTCTCGGAAATCATTCCAGTCTTTAGCCGCAAGCCCATCTTCGGTTACAAGACTTTGGTTTACGCAACCATTGCTATTGGTGCTCTGTCCATGACTGTCTGGGCTCACCACATGTATGTCACCGGTTCGGTTCTACTTCCATTCTTCGCTCTGCTGACCATGCTTATTGCGGTCCCCACAGGTGTGAAGATTTTCAACTGGATTGGAACCATCTTCCGTGGATCTGTCACATTCGAAACACCAATGATGTTTGCATTAGCTTTCGTATTCAACTTCGTATTTGGTGGTCTTACCGGAATCATCCTGGCTTCGCCAGTGCTCGACTTCCACATGTCTGATTCCTACTTCGTCGTCGCTCACTTCCACTACGTCATTGTTGGCGCTTTGATCTTCGCTCTATTTGGTGCCTTCTACTTCTGGTGGCCAAAGTGGACCGGAAAGATGCTCAACGAACGCCTCGGAATGTGGCACTTCTGGCTGTTCTTCATCAGCTTCCACATGACATTCCTCGTTCAGCACTGGCTAGGTGTCATCGGTATGCCACGTCGTTACGCCACTTATTTGCCAGAAGATGGTTTCACCTGGATGAACCAGCTCTCCACAGTTGGCGCTTTCTTGATGGCTGTATCTCTTCTTCCGTGGGTTCTCAATGTCTACCTCACCGCTCGTTATGGAGCTAAGGTGACGGTCAACGACCCTTGGGGTTACGGCCGCTCGCTGGAGTGGGCTACTTCTTGCCCACCCCCACGTCACAACTTCACTTCTATTCCACGTATCCGTAGCGAGTCTCCTGCGTTCGATCTCAATCACCCAGAACTTGCACCTAGCGGTTACACCAGCGCTCCTGCTCTAGCTGCAAAGGCATAA
- a CDS encoding DUF3043 domain-containing protein, whose amino-acid sequence MAKKSEETPETTSQEVVGKGHPTPSRKEREAANKRPLVPDDRKEARRLERARMNEERNRARIGLASGDERYLPLRDRGPQKKYARDYVDARYNVGELMVPFMFLVIIMTFIPSLPVQESSFLVLWTFFFIALTDAMILSIRLRKKMTEKFGSIDKGVRWYAGMRSLQMRPLRLPKPQVGRRQFPS is encoded by the coding sequence GTGGCGAAAAAGTCTGAAGAGACCCCTGAAACTACTTCACAAGAAGTTGTAGGAAAAGGACATCCAACCCCTAGCCGTAAAGAGCGTGAAGCAGCCAACAAGCGCCCTTTGGTCCCTGACGACCGCAAAGAAGCTCGTCGACTAGAACGCGCACGCATGAACGAAGAACGTAACCGTGCTCGCATCGGTTTAGCTTCTGGCGATGAACGATACCTTCCACTACGCGACCGCGGACCTCAGAAGAAATATGCCCGTGACTATGTAGATGCTCGCTACAACGTCGGTGAATTAATGGTTCCTTTCATGTTCTTGGTCATCATCATGACCTTTATTCCGAGCTTGCCGGTCCAAGAAAGTTCATTCTTGGTGCTGTGGACCTTCTTCTTTATTGCGCTTACTGATGCCATGATTCTGAGTATTCGTCTGCGCAAGAAGATGACTGAAAAGTTCGGCTCCATTGATAAGGGTGTTCGTTGGTATGCCGGCATGCGAAGCTTGCAAATGCGCCCCTTGCGCTTACCCAAGCCACAAGTTGGACGACGTCAGTTCCCCAGCTAA
- a CDS encoding dipeptidase, translating to MTVSLPDVELKVSSHFPQVIDTLTELVAIPSVSWPAFDQIEVERSAEKIVSLVDELDFFDSVELLKASIGETQDLGQPAVVARREASTGYPTILLYAHHDVQPPGDISLWETPPFVATQRDGRLFGRGCADDKAGILVHLTSIRILKELENTPNLGVVLFIEGEEEYGSPSFDNFLSLYRAKLESDVIVVADSGNWDTSIPALTTTLRGNVTFKLSLRTLDHALHSGMFGGVVPDSFSVFSQLVSSFYDKSGSVDIPGLDKTLTTDLSYSETRIREESGVLPEVDLIGSGDVLSRLWTQPSITVTGVDFPSIENASNTLVPEISARISLRVAPGQRAQDAFEAFSGYAEAFLKSKAVYSITDVSTGEGFVTDIQGWAAKSMEKCLSEAFGTECVEMGVGGSIPFISSFVDVFPGAQVLVTGVEDPDSCAHSPNESLDLSSFQKAITAQSLFLLRCNQKST from the coding sequence ATGACCGTTTCACTTCCTGACGTTGAGCTCAAAGTTTCGTCTCATTTCCCTCAAGTAATCGATACTTTGACAGAACTGGTGGCAATTCCCTCAGTCTCATGGCCTGCCTTTGACCAAATTGAAGTAGAGCGCAGCGCCGAGAAAATTGTTTCTCTAGTGGACGAACTTGATTTTTTTGACTCTGTTGAGCTTCTGAAGGCTTCTATCGGTGAGACACAAGATCTTGGACAACCAGCGGTTGTTGCCAGAAGAGAAGCTTCGACTGGATATCCCACAATCCTTTTATATGCCCACCATGACGTTCAGCCCCCTGGTGATATTTCATTGTGGGAAACACCACCTTTTGTAGCGACGCAACGAGACGGGCGATTATTCGGTCGAGGATGTGCTGATGACAAAGCTGGAATTCTTGTTCACTTGACGTCTATTCGAATCTTGAAAGAACTGGAAAACACTCCGAATCTTGGTGTTGTTCTTTTCATTGAGGGCGAAGAAGAATATGGATCACCTTCGTTTGATAACTTTCTTTCGCTCTACCGAGCCAAACTTGAATCAGATGTCATCGTTGTTGCAGACTCAGGAAATTGGGACACTTCGATCCCTGCACTGACAACAACTTTGCGCGGAAACGTGACGTTCAAACTCAGTCTCAGAACACTCGACCATGCGCTTCATTCTGGAATGTTTGGGGGAGTGGTTCCCGATTCATTTTCTGTATTTAGCCAACTTGTTTCTAGCTTCTATGACAAGTCTGGTTCTGTCGATATTCCAGGTCTAGACAAGACTTTAACTACGGATCTGTCTTATTCTGAGACGCGAATTCGAGAAGAAAGCGGTGTGCTTCCTGAAGTGGATCTGATTGGGAGCGGTGACGTTTTGTCCAGGCTTTGGACGCAACCTTCTATCACCGTTACAGGCGTAGATTTCCCCTCAATCGAAAATGCTTCAAACACTCTTGTCCCAGAAATTTCGGCCCGCATCAGTCTTCGCGTCGCTCCTGGGCAACGTGCACAGGATGCATTCGAAGCGTTTTCTGGCTACGCAGAAGCGTTTTTGAAGTCGAAGGCTGTTTATTCCATAACCGATGTCAGTACCGGGGAAGGATTTGTTACAGATATTCAAGGTTGGGCTGCGAAATCTATGGAGAAATGTCTTTCTGAGGCGTTTGGTACAGAATGCGTTGAGATGGGCGTCGGCGGTTCAATTCCATTTATTTCAAGTTTTGTTGATGTTTTCCCAGGCGCCCAGGTACTCGTCACAGGTGTGGAAGATCCTGATTCCTGCGCTCACAGTCCCAATGAATCTTTGGACCTCAGCTCATTCCAAAAGGCAATTACTGCTCAGTCACTTTTTTTGCTTCGGTGTAATCAGAAATCGACTTAA
- a CDS encoding iron-sulfur cluster assembly accessory protein yields MTETTTTQSRAHGVGLTDAAAEKVKTLLAQEGRDDLRLRIAVQPGGCSGLIYQLYFDERSLEGDAVVDFGGVEVAVDKMSVPYLDGATIDFEDTIQKQGFTIDNPNAEGSCACGDSFH; encoded by the coding sequence ATGACTGAAACGACAACCACGCAATCTCGTGCACACGGTGTTGGTTTGACCGATGCTGCTGCTGAAAAGGTTAAAACTCTTCTTGCACAAGAAGGGCGAGATGATCTCCGTCTTCGGATTGCCGTTCAGCCCGGTGGTTGTTCCGGTTTGATTTACCAGCTTTACTTTGATGAACGCTCGCTCGAGGGCGACGCAGTCGTTGATTTTGGGGGAGTAGAGGTCGCTGTCGACAAAATGAGCGTTCCCTATCTAGATGGTGCCACTATCGACTTCGAAGACACCATCCAAAAGCAAGGATTTACCATTGACAACCCTAATGCTGAGGGTAGCTGTGCATGTGGGGATTCATTCCACTAA